The following are encoded together in the Nocardioides sp. Arc9.136 genome:
- the ruvA gene encoding Holliday junction branch migration protein RuvA, which produces MIAFVRGQVAGVTLTSAVLEVGGVGLELMCTPGTLAGLRTGHSATLATSMVVREDSLTLFGFADEDEKSIFELVQTASGVGPKVAQAMVAVLSPDDVRRAIGSDDVKTLTRVPGIGQKGAQRIILELKDRIGPPTGAVSAPAAAGAEPWRDQVHQGLVGLGWSAKDAEKAVDAVAPDAGAVPDVATLLRAALRTLSKA; this is translated from the coding sequence TTGATCGCGTTCGTCCGCGGACAGGTCGCGGGGGTCACGCTGACCAGCGCGGTCCTCGAGGTCGGCGGGGTGGGTCTGGAGCTGATGTGCACGCCCGGCACGCTCGCGGGGCTGCGCACCGGCCACAGCGCGACACTGGCGACCAGCATGGTCGTCCGCGAGGACTCGCTGACCCTCTTCGGGTTCGCCGACGAGGACGAGAAGAGCATCTTCGAGCTCGTCCAGACCGCCTCCGGCGTCGGCCCGAAGGTGGCCCAGGCCATGGTCGCGGTGCTCAGCCCCGACGACGTGCGCCGCGCGATCGGCTCCGACGACGTCAAGACGCTCACCCGCGTGCCCGGGATCGGCCAGAAGGGCGCCCAGCGGATCATCCTCGAGCTCAAGGACCGGATCGGTCCTCCGACGGGCGCCGTCTCGGCCCCGGCAGCGGCCGGTGCCGAGCCGTGGCGCGACCAGGTGCACCAGGGCCTGGTCGGCCTCGGCTGGTCGGCGAAGGACGCCGAGAAGGCCGTCGACGCGGTCGCGCCCGACGCTGGAGCCGTGCCCGACGTCGCGACGCTGCTCCGCGCGGCCCTCCGCACGCTCAGCAAGGCCTGA
- the ruvC gene encoding crossover junction endodeoxyribonuclease RuvC, producing MRVLGIDPGLTRCGMGVVEGSVGRPLDLVDVNVLRTSADRPVAERLVTIEKGVDAWLDEHRPDAVAIERVFARSDVSTVMGTAQASGIAMVCAARRGLPVALHTPSEVKAAVSGNGRADKAQVGAMVTRILRLDAMPKPADAADALALAITHIWRGGAQARIEAALAASRTPARAAARTPARPPAPTRARSRG from the coding sequence ATGCGCGTGCTCGGGATCGACCCCGGCCTGACCCGCTGCGGGATGGGCGTGGTCGAGGGCTCGGTCGGGCGGCCGCTGGACCTGGTCGACGTCAACGTGCTGCGCACCAGCGCCGACCGGCCCGTGGCCGAGCGGCTGGTCACCATCGAGAAGGGCGTCGACGCGTGGCTCGACGAGCACCGACCCGACGCCGTGGCGATCGAGCGGGTCTTCGCCCGGTCCGACGTCAGCACCGTCATGGGCACCGCCCAGGCGAGCGGCATCGCGATGGTCTGCGCCGCGCGCCGCGGACTGCCGGTCGCGCTGCACACCCCCAGCGAGGTCAAGGCGGCCGTCTCGGGCAACGGCCGCGCCGACAAGGCGCAGGTGGGCGCGATGGTGACGCGGATCCTGCGGCTCGACGCGATGCCCAAGCCGGCCGACGCCGCCGACGCGCTGGCGCTGGCCATCACCCACATCTGGCGCGGTGGCGCGCAGGCCCGGATCGAGGCCGCCCTGGCGGCGTCCCGGACGCCGGCCCGCGCGGCCGCCCGCACGCCGGCCCGCCCGCCGGCACCGACGAGAGCAAGGAGTCGAGGTTGA
- a CDS encoding YebC/PmpR family DNA-binding transcriptional regulator → MSGHSKWATTKHKKAAIDAKRGKMFAKLIKNVEVAARMGGGDPAGNPTLYDAIQKAKKSSVPNDNIDRAVKRGSGAETGGADYTTITYEVYGAQGVGILVECLTDNKNRAAMEVRTAVTRNGGTMADPGSVSRLFNRKGVVLVPKAQEGKEVTEDDVLEATLDAGAEEVNDLDDQFQVISEATDLVAVRTALQAAGLDYDSADIQFVATMDIPVDATAAGKVFKLVDALEDLDDVQDVFSNVDVPADVLAALEDA, encoded by the coding sequence ATGTCTGGCCACTCCAAGTGGGCGACCACGAAGCACAAGAAGGCCGCCATCGACGCCAAGCGCGGCAAGATGTTCGCCAAGCTGATCAAGAACGTCGAGGTCGCGGCCCGGATGGGCGGCGGTGACCCGGCCGGCAACCCCACGCTGTACGACGCCATCCAGAAGGCCAAGAAGTCCTCGGTCCCCAACGACAACATCGACCGCGCGGTCAAGCGCGGGTCGGGCGCCGAGACCGGCGGTGCCGACTACACGACCATCACCTACGAGGTCTACGGCGCCCAGGGCGTCGGCATCCTCGTCGAGTGCCTGACCGACAACAAGAACCGGGCAGCGATGGAGGTCCGCACCGCGGTCACCCGCAACGGCGGCACCATGGCCGACCCGGGCTCGGTCTCGCGGCTGTTCAACCGCAAGGGCGTCGTCCTGGTGCCGAAGGCACAGGAGGGCAAGGAGGTCACCGAGGACGACGTCCTCGAGGCGACCCTCGACGCCGGTGCCGAGGAGGTCAACGACCTCGACGACCAGTTCCAGGTCATCTCCGAGGCGACCGACCTCGTGGCGGTCCGCACCGCGCTCCAGGCGGCCGGCCTGGACTACGACTCCGCCGACATCCAGTTCGTCGCGACCATGGACATCCCCGTCGACGCGACCGCCGCCGGCAAGGTCTTCAAGCTCGTCGACGCCCTCGAGGACCTCGACGACGTGCAGGACGTGTTCAGCAACGTCGACGTCCCGGCCGACGTGCTCGCGGCGCTCGAGGACGCCTGA
- the pdxT gene encoding pyridoxal 5'-phosphate synthase glutaminase subunit PdxT, producing the protein MPPTIGVLALQGDVREHVSALTGLGVAATTVRRPEELERVDGLVLPGGESTTMATLLRTFALLDPLRRRVASGMPAFGTCAGMILLAERVRDGAVGQETVGGLDVTVRRNAFGRQVDSFETDLPVSGLADPVHAVFIRAPWVEEVGAGVEVLAEAAGHPVAVRQGALLATSFHPEVGGDGRLHRLFLDLVG; encoded by the coding sequence GTGCCACCCACCATCGGTGTCCTCGCCCTGCAGGGCGACGTCCGCGAGCACGTCTCCGCTCTCACCGGCCTCGGCGTGGCGGCGACGACCGTGCGCCGCCCCGAGGAGCTGGAGCGGGTCGACGGACTGGTGCTGCCGGGTGGTGAGTCGACCACGATGGCCACGCTGCTGCGGACCTTCGCGCTGCTCGACCCGCTGCGCCGTCGGGTCGCCTCGGGCATGCCGGCCTTCGGCACCTGCGCGGGGATGATCCTGCTCGCCGAGCGGGTCCGCGACGGCGCCGTGGGCCAGGAGACCGTCGGCGGGCTGGACGTCACGGTGCGGCGCAACGCCTTCGGCCGGCAGGTCGACTCCTTCGAGACCGACCTGCCCGTGTCCGGGCTGGCGGACCCGGTGCACGCCGTGTTCATCCGCGCCCCGTGGGTCGAGGAGGTGGGCGCCGGTGTGGAGGTGCTCGCGGAGGCGGCCGGCCACCCCGTCGCCGTACGACAGGGGGCGCTGCTGGCGACCAGCTTCCACCCCGAGGTCGGTGGCGACGGGCGCCTGCACCGGCTGTTCCTCGACCTCGTCGGCTGA
- a CDS encoding metallophosphoesterase: MQDSWVGQVLGVLALLLLLALVGWWARWLHRRLAVVTGAPRWARRTSLAVVVGGLLLYAATNLAYRTLDPAPLRPVLWVGLAWLGLAWYLTLGCALLAVAALVLRLLRRPAGRERLLRVGTPLVVVLALVVMAVGAVVAQRPRATSYDIGSAAVPAGWDGARIVLLTDLHVGVVHGEAWTRRVVDLVNEQRPDLVVLGGDLVDGRERWTGPDLDPLADLQAPLGVLAVSGNHEIESGDAPAYLDRLDRLGIDVLRNERVVLTRGGDPLVVAGVHDEIGTGALEPDPATALGGTRPDDYVVYVAHEPRQLVAGAGVDLQLSGHTHGGQIWPFGWLVPLQQPTTAGVDRVDGVTVVTSRGVGTSGPPVRTGAAPEVTVVTLHGG; the protein is encoded by the coding sequence GTGCAGGACTCGTGGGTGGGCCAGGTCCTCGGCGTCCTGGCCCTCCTCCTGCTCCTCGCGCTGGTCGGGTGGTGGGCCCGCTGGCTCCACCGCAGGCTCGCGGTCGTCACCGGCGCGCCCCGCTGGGCGCGCCGCACCTCGCTCGCCGTGGTCGTCGGGGGCCTGCTGCTGTACGCCGCGACGAACCTCGCCTACCGCACGCTCGACCCCGCGCCGCTGCGGCCGGTGCTGTGGGTGGGCTTGGCCTGGCTCGGGCTCGCCTGGTACCTCACCCTCGGCTGTGCGCTGCTCGCCGTCGCCGCGCTCGTGCTGCGGCTGCTGCGCCGGCCCGCCGGCCGGGAGCGGCTGCTGCGCGTCGGCACCCCGCTCGTCGTCGTCCTCGCCCTGGTCGTCATGGCCGTGGGCGCCGTCGTGGCGCAGCGGCCGCGGGCCACGTCGTACGACATCGGCTCGGCGGCGGTGCCCGCCGGGTGGGACGGCGCGCGCATCGTGCTGCTCACCGACCTCCACGTCGGCGTCGTCCACGGCGAGGCCTGGACCCGCCGGGTCGTCGACCTGGTCAACGAGCAGCGGCCCGACCTCGTGGTCCTCGGCGGGGACCTCGTCGACGGCCGCGAGCGCTGGACCGGTCCGGACCTCGACCCGCTCGCGGACCTGCAGGCGCCCCTCGGCGTGCTCGCGGTCTCGGGCAACCACGAGATCGAGTCCGGCGACGCGCCGGCGTACCTCGACCGCCTCGACCGGCTCGGCATCGACGTCCTGCGCAACGAGCGCGTGGTGCTGACCCGCGGGGGAGACCCCCTCGTCGTGGCCGGCGTCCACGACGAGATCGGGACCGGCGCCCTCGAGCCGGACCCGGCCACCGCGCTCGGGGGCACCCGCCCCGACGACTACGTCGTGTACGTCGCGCACGAGCCGCGGCAGCTCGTCGCCGGTGCCGGCGTCGACCTGCAGCTCTCGGGGCACACCCACGGCGGGCAGATCTGGCCGTTCGGCTGGCTGGTGCCGCTGCAGCAGCCGACGACCGCCGGCGTCGACCGGGTCGACGGCGTCACGGTCGTCACCTCGCGTGGGGTCGGCACCTCCGGCCCGCCGGTCCGCACCGGCGCCGCGCCCGAGGTCACCGTCGTCACCCTGCACGGTGGTTGA
- the pdxS gene encoding pyridoxal 5'-phosphate synthase lyase subunit PdxS produces the protein MSESTSTPSTGTTRVKRGMAEMLKGGVIMDVVTPDQAKIAEDAGAVAVMALERVPADIRAQGGVSRMSDPDMIDGIVEAVSIPVMAKARIGHFAEAQVLQALGVDYVDESEVLTPADYAHHIDKWAFTVPFVCGATNLGEALRRITEGAAMIRSKGEAGTGDVSNAVTHMRTIRGEIRRLAALEGDELYVAAKELQAPYDLVKEVAESGKLPVVLFTAGGIATPADAAMMMQLGAEGVFVGSGIFKSGNPAQRAEAIVKATTFHDDPDVVAKVSRGLGEAMVGINVEEIPQPHRLAERGW, from the coding sequence ATGAGCGAGAGCACCAGCACCCCGAGCACCGGCACCACCCGCGTCAAGCGAGGCATGGCCGAGATGCTCAAGGGCGGCGTCATCATGGACGTCGTCACCCCCGACCAGGCGAAGATCGCCGAGGACGCCGGGGCCGTCGCGGTGATGGCGCTCGAACGGGTGCCCGCCGACATCCGTGCCCAGGGCGGCGTGTCGCGGATGAGCGACCCGGACATGATCGACGGGATCGTCGAGGCCGTCTCGATCCCGGTGATGGCCAAGGCGCGGATCGGTCACTTCGCCGAGGCGCAGGTGTTGCAGGCGCTCGGCGTGGACTACGTGGACGAGTCCGAGGTGCTGACCCCGGCCGACTACGCCCACCACATCGACAAGTGGGCCTTCACGGTGCCGTTCGTGTGCGGCGCGACGAACCTGGGCGAGGCGCTGCGGCGGATCACCGAGGGCGCGGCGATGATCCGCTCCAAGGGCGAGGCCGGCACCGGCGACGTGTCCAACGCGGTGACCCACATGCGCACGATCCGCGGGGAGATCCGCCGGCTGGCGGCGCTGGAGGGCGACGAGCTCTACGTTGCGGCCAAGGAGCTGCAGGCGCCGTACGACCTGGTCAAGGAGGTCGCCGAGTCCGGCAAGCTGCCGGTCGTGCTCTTCACCGCCGGCGGCATCGCGACCCCGGCGGACGCGGCGATGATGATGCAGCTGGGCGCCGAGGGCGTGTTCGTGGGGTCGGGGATCTTCAAGTCCGGCAACCCCGCGCAGCGTGCCGAGGCGATCGTCAAGGCCACGACGTTCCACGACGACCCCGACGTGGTCGCGAAGGTCTCGCGCGGGCTTGGCGAGGCCATGGTCGGCATCAACGTCGAGGAGATCCCGCAGCCCCACCGCCTCGCCGAGCGCGGCTGGTGA
- the pgsA gene encoding phosphatidylinositol phosphate synthase: MLDRFRAFWTKVVAPVAHLLIRLGVSADVVTLVGTIGVCAGALVFYPQGELLIGTLVITAFVFSDLVDGYMARTTGRSSSFGAFLDSTLDRIGDGAIFAGLALYFAWEGDSRLYLVLSLVCLVMGSVTSYARARAEGLGYTAKVGIAERADRLVAILVMTGLGAIFDLPVLMHVALWALAIASTVTVVQRIWVVRQQALAAVTDPNPSAG, encoded by the coding sequence ATGCTGGATCGTTTCCGTGCCTTCTGGACGAAGGTCGTCGCCCCCGTCGCCCACCTGCTCATCAGGCTCGGCGTCAGCGCCGACGTCGTGACCCTCGTCGGGACGATCGGGGTGTGCGCCGGCGCGCTCGTGTTCTACCCGCAGGGCGAGCTCCTCATCGGCACGCTCGTCATCACCGCCTTCGTCTTCAGCGACCTCGTCGACGGCTACATGGCGCGCACGACCGGCCGCTCGAGCAGCTTCGGGGCGTTCCTCGACTCCACGCTCGACCGGATCGGCGACGGCGCCATCTTCGCCGGTCTCGCCCTCTACTTCGCGTGGGAGGGCGACAGCCGGCTCTACCTCGTGCTGTCGCTGGTCTGCCTGGTGATGGGCAGCGTGACCTCCTACGCCCGGGCCCGCGCGGAGGGCCTCGGCTACACCGCCAAGGTGGGCATCGCCGAGCGCGCCGACCGGCTCGTGGCGATCCTGGTGATGACCGGTCTCGGAGCGATCTTCGACCTGCCGGTCCTGATGCACGTCGCGCTGTGGGCCCTCGCCATCGCCTCGACCGTCACGGTCGTGCAGCGGATCTGGGTGGTGCGCCAGCAGGCGCTCGCGGCCGTGACGGACCCGAATCCGTCCGCCGGGTAA
- a CDS encoding inositol monophosphatase encodes MSDPAPDLAEDARLAADLVRAAGTLARRMRSEGLETDYKTSISDVVTAADRAAEELVTGRLRAERPGDAVLGEEHGHVAAGTNGRSWVVDPVDGTYNFVNDLPWWCSAVGLRDTEDLLVGAVHDPLGDATYVGGPGLPSTCDGGPLAPLADRPLTEIGVATYLHPPFLEGEVGAAWRRAAGGAAALRWLGSMSMDQVGVATGRIGLVFQHSVAPWDELPGAAIIRGVGGVTRHVEVAGKDWYVAGPPTAVAEVCSRLLDR; translated from the coding sequence GTGAGCGACCCCGCGCCCGACCTCGCCGAGGACGCCCGCCTGGCCGCGGACCTGGTGCGCGCGGCCGGGACCCTCGCCCGGCGGATGCGGTCCGAGGGCCTCGAGACCGACTACAAGACGTCGATCTCCGACGTCGTCACCGCGGCGGACCGGGCCGCGGAGGAGCTGGTCACCGGGCGGCTGCGCGCCGAGCGGCCCGGCGACGCGGTGCTGGGCGAGGAGCACGGGCACGTCGCGGCCGGCACGAACGGCCGCTCCTGGGTCGTCGACCCCGTCGACGGCACCTACAACTTCGTCAACGACCTGCCGTGGTGGTGCTCGGCCGTCGGCCTCCGCGACACCGAGGACCTGCTCGTCGGGGCGGTCCACGACCCCCTGGGCGACGCGACGTACGTCGGCGGGCCGGGGCTGCCGAGCACGTGCGACGGCGGGCCGCTGGCCCCGCTGGCCGACCGGCCGCTCACGGAGATCGGCGTGGCGACGTACCTCCACCCGCCCTTCCTCGAGGGCGAGGTCGGCGCCGCCTGGCGCCGCGCCGCGGGCGGTGCGGCCGCGCTGCGGTGGCTGGGGTCGATGAGCATGGACCAGGTCGGCGTGGCGACCGGGCGCATCGGCCTGGTCTTCCAGCACTCCGTGGCGCCGTGGGACGAGCTGCCCGGCGCCGCGATCATCCGCGGAGTCGGGGGAGTGACCCGGCACGTGGAGGTCGCCGGGAAGGACTGGTACGTCGCCGGGCCGCCCACCGCGGTCGCCGAAGTCTGCTCGCGGCTGCTCGACCGCTAG
- a CDS encoding HIT domain-containing protein has protein sequence MSEGSVEGVLHQDGVGRTDELDRLWTPHRMAYIRGENKPADASSGECPFCRIPSLADDEGLVVHRGRLSFVVLNLYPYAPGHLMVCPYRHIADYTETTDEEAAEIADLTRDAMRVVRRVSGAGGFNIGMNQGHIAGAGIAAHLHQHVVPRWPGDQNFMPIIGRTKTLPELLGDTRAMLAEAWPGGTGA, from the coding sequence GTGAGCGAGGGGAGCGTCGAGGGCGTGCTGCACCAGGACGGCGTCGGCCGCACCGACGAGCTGGACCGGCTCTGGACGCCGCACCGGATGGCCTACATCCGCGGCGAGAACAAGCCGGCGGACGCCTCGTCCGGCGAGTGCCCCTTCTGCCGCATCCCGTCGCTGGCCGACGACGAGGGCCTGGTCGTGCACCGCGGACGGCTCTCGTTCGTGGTCCTCAACCTCTACCCCTACGCGCCGGGGCACCTGATGGTCTGCCCCTACCGCCACATCGCCGACTACACCGAGACCACCGACGAGGAGGCGGCCGAGATCGCCGACCTCACCCGCGACGCCATGCGCGTGGTCCGCCGGGTCTCGGGCGCAGGAGGGTTCAACATCGGCATGAACCAGGGCCACATCGCCGGTGCCGGCATCGCCGCGCACCTCCACCAGCACGTCGTGCCGCGCTGGCCGGGCGACCAGAACTTCATGCCGATCATCGGCCGCACCAAGACGCTCCCCGAGCTGCTCGGGGACACCCGAGCGATGCTCGCGGAGGCCTGGCCGGGCGGGACGGGCGCGTGA
- a CDS encoding TetR/AcrR family transcriptional regulator: protein MSSSEQERPDGRQARWDRHNQQRRQQILDAAIAVIEAGEPGAEFHVQQIAERAGLNRTVVYRHFADRSDLDRAVQVEILDGLWAELLPSVTLDGTIPQIVERIVATYVGWAVAHPALHRVAEQEADVTGPLQQGLERIAGQVCELITTAVELLGLEVSEDERAAIDPLVFGLVGAVFGAVRRWVARPERVPAAPKMVELVTRSVWFTLEGHGRALGIELDPRQPVEELLAAAVARGEVVP from the coding sequence ATGTCGTCCAGCGAGCAGGAGCGTCCCGACGGACGCCAGGCGCGCTGGGACCGGCACAACCAGCAGCGCCGCCAGCAGATCCTGGACGCCGCCATCGCGGTGATCGAGGCGGGCGAGCCGGGCGCGGAGTTCCACGTGCAGCAGATCGCCGAGCGGGCGGGGCTGAACCGGACGGTCGTCTACCGCCACTTCGCCGACCGCAGCGACCTCGACCGTGCGGTCCAGGTCGAGATCCTCGACGGGCTGTGGGCCGAGCTGCTGCCCTCGGTCACCCTCGACGGCACGATCCCGCAGATCGTGGAGCGGATCGTCGCGACGTACGTCGGCTGGGCCGTCGCCCACCCCGCCCTGCACCGGGTCGCCGAGCAGGAGGCCGACGTCACCGGGCCGCTGCAGCAGGGTCTGGAGCGGATCGCGGGCCAGGTCTGCGAGCTGATCACGACCGCCGTCGAGCTGCTGGGCCTGGAGGTCTCCGAGGACGAGCGCGCCGCGATCGACCCGTTGGTCTTCGGGCTCGTCGGTGCGGTCTTCGGAGCCGTGCGCCGCTGGGTCGCCCGCCCCGAACGGGTGCCGGCGGCACCGAAGATGGTCGAGCTGGTGACCCGGTCGGTGTGGTTCACCCTCGAGGGTCACGGCCGGGCGCTGGGCATCGAGCTCGACCCGCGCCAGCCGGTCGAGGAGCTGCTGGCCGCGGCGGTCGCCCGGGGAGAGGTCGTGCCGTGA
- a CDS encoding FAD-dependent oxidoreductase produces the protein MPYVVTQSCCADASCVVACPVNCIHPAPGEPGFATAEMLYVDPRSCVGCGACTTACPVGAVVPDTALTPEQEPFRELNAAYYDAFPHADRTPLALVPPQRRLRRSRPVRVAVVGAGPAGLYTADELLQHPEVTVDVLDRLPTPYGLLRAGVAPDHQHTKEAERLFRAIEEQPGFRYLLGVEVGRDVTRAELDERYDAVVWTVGASADRRLEVPGEDLPGSSSATALVGWYNGHPDHRDLAVDLSHERVVVIGNGNVALDVARVLTADPDDLARTDVADHALAALRASAVREVVVVGRRGPGQASFTTPELVGLAGLARSGVVDVVVDPGGADADGAEPEGPAGDDLRSRVLRELTHRTPDPSRRRIVLRFLASPTRVLGSDRVEGVELVRNELVPDAAGVPRAKATGETEVLEAGMVLRSVGYRGRPVAGLPHEPVSGTVPNEHGRVEPGTYVAGWVKRGPTGFLGTNKACAQEAVEALLDDLDAGLLEERVTSTEDVRRLLAARDVHVVDLAGWRAIDREERRRGEAAGRPRVKLTDPVEMVETVMSAGRRGRRGLSASSR, from the coding sequence GTGCCGTACGTCGTCACGCAGTCCTGCTGCGCCGACGCCTCGTGCGTCGTCGCCTGCCCGGTCAACTGCATCCACCCCGCGCCGGGGGAGCCCGGTTTCGCGACCGCCGAGATGCTGTACGTCGACCCGCGCTCGTGCGTGGGCTGCGGTGCGTGCACCACGGCGTGCCCGGTCGGGGCGGTCGTCCCGGACACCGCGCTGACCCCCGAGCAGGAGCCGTTTCGCGAGCTCAACGCGGCCTACTACGACGCGTTCCCGCACGCCGACCGCACCCCGCTGGCGCTGGTCCCCCCGCAGCGCCGGCTCCGGCGGTCCCGGCCGGTCCGCGTCGCCGTGGTCGGTGCCGGGCCGGCCGGGCTCTACACGGCCGACGAGCTGCTCCAGCACCCCGAGGTCACCGTGGACGTGCTCGACCGGCTGCCCACGCCGTACGGCCTGCTCCGCGCCGGCGTCGCCCCGGACCACCAGCACACCAAGGAGGCCGAGCGGCTCTTCCGGGCGATCGAGGAGCAGCCCGGCTTCCGCTACCTTCTTGGCGTCGAGGTCGGCCGGGACGTCACCCGCGCCGAGCTCGACGAGCGCTACGACGCCGTCGTGTGGACCGTCGGCGCGTCGGCCGACCGGCGGCTGGAGGTGCCGGGGGAGGACCTTCCCGGCTCGAGCTCGGCGACGGCCCTGGTCGGTTGGTACAACGGCCACCCCGACCACCGCGACCTCGCCGTCGACCTCTCCCACGAGCGCGTGGTGGTCATCGGCAACGGCAACGTGGCGCTCGACGTCGCCCGCGTCCTGACCGCCGACCCCGACGACCTCGCGCGCACCGACGTCGCTGACCACGCGCTGGCGGCGCTGCGCGCCAGCGCCGTCCGCGAGGTCGTCGTGGTCGGGCGCCGCGGGCCCGGCCAGGCGTCCTTCACGACCCCCGAGCTGGTGGGCCTCGCCGGGCTCGCCCGGTCCGGCGTCGTCGACGTCGTCGTCGACCCGGGCGGGGCCGACGCGGACGGGGCGGAGCCCGAGGGTCCCGCGGGCGACGACCTGCGGTCGCGCGTGCTGCGCGAGCTCACCCACCGCACCCCCGACCCCTCACGGCGGCGGATCGTGCTCCGCTTCCTCGCCTCGCCGACCCGCGTGCTCGGGTCCGACCGCGTCGAGGGCGTCGAGCTGGTCCGCAACGAGCTGGTGCCGGACGCCGCCGGGGTGCCACGGGCGAAGGCGACCGGCGAGACCGAGGTGCTGGAGGCCGGCATGGTGCTGCGCTCGGTCGGCTACCGCGGCCGGCCCGTCGCCGGGCTGCCGCACGAGCCGGTGTCCGGGACGGTGCCGAACGAGCACGGCCGCGTCGAGCCCGGGACGTACGTCGCCGGCTGGGTCAAGCGCGGTCCGACCGGCTTCCTGGGCACCAACAAGGCGTGCGCCCAGGAGGCCGTCGAGGCCCTGCTCGACGACCTCGACGCCGGGCTGCTCGAGGAGCGGGTGACCTCGACCGAGGACGTGCGCCGCCTGCTCGCGGCGCGCGACGTGCACGTCGTCGACCTCGCCGGCTGGCGCGCGATCGACCGCGAGGAGCGGCGCCGCGGCGAGGCCGCGGGCCGTCCCCGCGTGAAGCTGACCGATCCCGTCGAGATGGTCGAGACGGTGATGAGCGCCGGCCGTCGCGGCCGGCGGGGGCTCAGCGCTTCTTCTCGGTGA
- a CDS encoding diiron oxygenase, with the protein MTATTDQRPSSYDDTLRTLSEASVHQHFDAFLDIAWDDPAYAVDPTDRRWVLPATDVLGRHEWYRSLPLERQVEIGLYRQANITKVGLQFEQILISGLMNYAFGLRNGSPEFRYSTHEATEECHHTQMFQEFVNRSGQDVAGGTWTFRAVAPFLPLFAKWAPFGFFYGVLAGEEPIDHVQKSVLRAGDDMHPLLRRIMQIHVAEEARHIGFAHQYLEHRAPRLGRVERVVLSLVVPLIMRWLCDQILRPGRKARRDMGIPRSVVREVWWGREESRKFLRDLFADVRMLAERTGMMNPVSRVLWRLMGIDGRSSRFRSQPASAAS; encoded by the coding sequence ATGACCGCGACGACGGACCAGCGCCCCAGCTCGTACGACGACACGCTCCGCACGCTGTCGGAGGCGTCGGTGCACCAGCACTTCGACGCGTTCCTCGACATCGCGTGGGACGACCCCGCGTACGCCGTGGACCCGACCGACCGCCGGTGGGTGCTGCCGGCGACCGACGTCCTCGGCCGCCACGAGTGGTACCGCTCGCTGCCGCTCGAGCGACAGGTCGAGATCGGGCTCTACCGCCAGGCCAACATCACCAAGGTCGGCCTGCAGTTCGAGCAGATCCTGATCAGCGGGCTGATGAACTACGCCTTCGGCCTGCGCAACGGCAGCCCCGAGTTCCGGTACTCCACCCACGAGGCGACCGAGGAGTGCCACCACACCCAGATGTTCCAGGAGTTCGTGAACCGCTCCGGGCAGGACGTCGCGGGCGGCACCTGGACCTTCCGCGCGGTCGCGCCGTTCCTGCCGCTGTTCGCCAAGTGGGCGCCGTTCGGGTTCTTCTACGGCGTGCTCGCCGGCGAGGAGCCGATCGACCACGTCCAGAAGTCGGTGCTGCGCGCCGGCGACGACATGCACCCGCTGCTGCGGCGGATCATGCAGATCCACGTGGCCGAGGAGGCCCGCCACATCGGGTTCGCCCACCAGTACCTCGAGCACCGGGCCCCGCGCCTGGGTCGCGTCGAGCGGGTGGTGCTGAGCCTCGTCGTGCCGCTGATCATGCGCTGGCTCTGCGACCAGATCCTCCGTCCGGGCCGCAAGGCGCGCCGCGACATGGGCATCCCGCGCTCGGTCGTCCGCGAGGTCTGGTGGGGGCGCGAGGAGTCGCGGAAGTTCCTGCGCGACCTCTTCGCCGACGTCCGGATGCTCGCCGAGCGCACCGGCATGATGAACCCGGTCTCCCGCGTCCTGTGGCGGCTGATGGGCATCGACGGCCGCAGCTCCCGGTTCCGCAGCCAGCCCGCCTCCGCGGCCTCCTGA